Genomic DNA from Lolium rigidum isolate FL_2022 unplaced genomic scaffold, APGP_CSIRO_Lrig_0.1 contig_57634_1, whole genome shotgun sequence:
AGAGGAAGTCAAGTGGCCACCGGCGACACGGCAAGAAGATGCCAGTTTTGACGATGGAAATGCCACGTGGATCCAAGGGATATAGGATGACGGTAACTCCGCTAGCCGAGCGATCGATCGCATGTACATAGCGCGACACGGTTGACCCGGCCTTGCATGGGAGAGAGACGGGCTGGCTGACCTGAAACGGGACTGCTCAACCTTTGACAAACGAGCTCCAGAAACAGCAGGCGGCTCATGGTTTTCTCGATTAAATTCTCTGCTGTGTATCGGTGAATGAATCCCGAGATCGCCCACAGAAATCGATCGTCCGAGAGGTAGACGACGCAGTCGGCCGATCTGCTATGCTCTCTGAACACTTAGTATGTATCTACGCATGTAGGAGTATATATATCTGCATATACAGCGAGTAGACCATAGGCAGGAAAGAGAAAAGGGCAAAAGGCAGCAGTGTCATCTAGAGAGTTTAGCTTCTCGCATCCTAAAAAAAAGAGTTTAGCTTCTCGCAAGACTCAAGCTTAGTCGACGACAATGGGGCGTTGGCTGAAGCCAGATGTACGTGCGAGATTGGTcgattctgtcttgtttgctgttGGGAATTTGCGCACTCTGTCGATTCATGCACAGTTTTGTCTTGTCTGTATTGTACTAGTGTTTATTTAGGATCTTGttcccttcttttttttttttttttttgaagtaaatcTTGTTCCCTTCTTGCCCTGAAGGCTGCGTTAATAACAAAGAATCCCGATGCGTGGTGCAGGTTTACCCGCTGATTGCCGCGATGTCGCTGGTGACGGGGATGTGCGTCTTCCAGCTCACCAGGAACGTCTTCCTCAACCCGGACGTCAGGTCTGTGCCCCATCCAACAGTTGCTGCACTCACTGCAGTATGCATTTTCGAGCTCTGGTTAACTTGAACGCTAATTTCCACAGGATCAGCAAGAGCCACCGGCAGAGCGCGGTGCTGGAGAACGCGGAGGAGGGCGAGCGGTACAGCCAGCACGCCTTCCGCCGCTACGTCAGCGCTCACCGCCCGGAGGTCTTCCCCGCCATCAACCGCTTCTTCTCCGAGTCCAGCAAGTGATCAACGACGTTATATCTATGTCGAACTGGGTGCATGAACGTGTCTATATGTGTCGCCTGTGAATGATATGTAGTCCCGCTTGGGGGCTACCGCGGGGTGCGGAACGGTTTGGGTCAAATCATGTCGGGAGAGTAGTCCGGTTTTGTATTTTATTTCCTCCGAACTATCTTGTTAAAACTCTTctacttaattaatagattgatcACGTCTTAATTTGCGGTTTATATATGTGAGTATACGTCTGGATCTTTCAAGTTCAGTCACAACTCACAAGTGGTATAGTAGGTGGTACTTTGAAACTTCAATGGAAGTGATATCTGTTAggacaatatgcttgttgtattaccagggggccaaatgccacaatatatagtacatgtacaggtgcacatatgcagaaagccccctaacatatggggaaactacaatatacagatatatacatctaacaccccctcaaactcatggtggatccacaacaccgagtttggagagtaagaaatcatcgtTGCGCTCGAGtacgtgccttcgtaaagaaatccgccaactgcaaatctgaaggcacataatgtacCGCAAtaacatcatcctgtacctgagcacgtgtgtaaaaaacatcaacaccaatatgcttggtcagctcatgcttgaccggatcacgtgcaatactgatagcacctgtactgtcagacaaaagtggagtgggtgtcgtaacgagaccccaaaatctgcaagcaaccaccgtaaccaagtcacctcggcaatcaacaaagccatagcccgcaactcagcctcaacactcgaacgggaaactgcgacctgtttcttcgtcttccaagcaacaagcgaaccaccaagaaacacacaataagcagaaagtgaacgacaatccgtaggatcactcgcccacgtagcatccgaatagcactggagctggagagagctggaacggggaaagaaaaggcgacgagtgatcgtgccacgaaggtaacgaagaacacggagaagatgactatagtgaacagtggtaggagctgagacaaactgactcagaatatgaacaggataagaaatatcgggacgagtgacagcaagataaacaagactcccaacaagatggcgataacgggtgggatcaggaagaggatcaccatcagtaggacgaagcttaacattaagctccatatgagtatcaaccgtgcgctcatccccaagagcagcacgagcaagaagatcctgaatgtacttttcctgagagatagaaaaaccaTCAGAAGTGGATGAaaccttgttgtgggtatacttcataggtgtaccatcgacagtgcctagatccggcaagcccgggtggcccacagacggtgatgaggcatgtggcccatcgggcggcccagttgctgttgatcatgaaggaagaagtccagcccaggatcagcaggccggatccgcaccgacataggagtgacccggatccatggaggcccatgaggaacccggatccagtgacgacgtatatggaaggcggatccgtgacgtgcacggcaagatattgtaccgtagttaggctgtccgtaatccggctaggactctccatgtaaaccctagatccgtgcgcctttataagccggatcccgggagccctagaggcacaaccacaactcattgtaacaacgcgaaagcgcccggataattccggacaagcagcagtaggccccgtcatcgtgcgggtgttccgaagccgggtaactcgcgtaccaccgtcccgtgtgcactccgccctatggcccctacttcttctcccctcgtgaggatccctcctccgaggtaccgtcgattaggcaacgacgcgttggcgcccaccgtggggcctgcggcgtccggaggccggaaccgggagggttccgccatgggaagctacgacgacaccatcgccgtggggcgtgtcctttacgccggaaatctgccgatcgtccctccggatgagtgttggattccggctaaaaccgaccccgtcaagctctccatcgtcccggttggcggcatacacatcttcatcggggaaaccgtcgattccgacggaaacccaccggtaagtaacgccgacgcgaccgccgcgagctggacgccgtcgcgaagatccaatccgagacgcaggaacttcccaaggaagattccgccttagatccggaaatttcaaagcccacccaatccgccccgagcaggaaacaaaggtggaagaccaatgcggatccgcccgggtctcccgtgtgttagagaagcaaaggtgccacttcgtacacttcttggcccataccgccggaaccgcccctcatgaagtcggagctggtcccgagcaggaagaggcaccggaaagcggcgcagatccggatcaggctcagcctgtcggagaaagcgaagctccggttgaagagtcgatcttgggcaatctgagcccaatttccggagacaccccgtccatggaatctgatgacttcgtacgcaagttggaggagtatggtctcggcgatcagcctgaagtcaactccgcccagccgaagcaggttctcgcaacggtagcagcgctgggacaaaccggatctggagaccaagttagccaatccgaaccatcccaacaaggatctccaatgtctcgggtgcgaccccaaagggattctccttcggaggaaatcctgtcagcagaagaggtggccgcgcgagcagttcttaacacacctataactccgggccacgccgcagatctggaggctctagagaccgccagaaaggagatgctggccacagccaagaggctcgccgacaccgaagctgcattaaagataggaagggcagatcatgcagcctggctggaaaacttcgacagacaggaccgcgagattactaccacactcgagcacgtcaagagcatgagggctgagtgggaagtaaagatgacctacgcgcaggcggaggctgatcgtattgtcagagaagcaattccgcctcgcaggatagccttcaacacgcccgcagttcaccagccgctggaaactccaaaggacaacatgctgaaagcagcggaattgctgaagaagaaggacgaagaagttgatatcaaccatctccgcacacttgtcgcttcagcaatgcagcagcagagcaaggcagatacttcgcgcaggttggaatccaatccggataactgtgtatctaccgcgcagaaggacgcccgcgccgatcggcatcccgatgatgaatcacacaccggatcctcagagcgcagaagaagggccagggaacacccaaatccgatccccgtcccatcacagacgcctccgtcggatccaagaaagggaaaggatgcgatgtactccggacgagacagataccgcaacccctctcctccgcccaacggttacccgcgcacccctcgccgccgtagtccagccggaaacaccaggcccatagggcacggtgcgattgttatccgcgacaacgtgctgccaagaaacagaaacagggagcgctcgccggaacctcgccggaaccagaacaatgttcgtgagcccgagcctaggaggagtcggaatgaagaccgcggcccagaacctcgccggaaccgcgatccagaacctcgtcggagccgcgacccagagcctcgtcggagccgtgacccggagcctcgccggaatgaccagggcagccagcgccaaggcgaaggcagccacaggagccggagtcagcaccaggaaggtcgtggagattcagatggcggaagcaagaagtcagaccgcccacctcgcaggtctccctcaccaccacctagcggtggcggcggaggtggaggcggaggcaatggccggagatctcgctcgcgctcaaagtctccccgccacggctcgcgcgacgcacgggaccgccttaacgagtacagtaaccgactacattggtccgaagtgctttggcaggatgattcgagaggaaccaaagccaaggagctccctcaagctacccggaaatcgaagcattatgatggcaccgaaaggccggatacctggattgaggactactacaatgcaagtaaccttcgccggaggaacccctaacatcgcccgccgcatgctccagcttgtaccttgtaggaccagcccggatccggctcggcgacctcgagaagaactccatcttttgccggttcgacccgaagaccgctttgagaaacacttcaggggcacctacaaaagacctgccacagcaagcgacttacaagcttgtatccagaagaagggagaaacctcaagaaacttcctcacacgatggttggcatgcaggaacgagtgcgaaaacgtcgatcacaccaccgccatgtacgcctttattggtggactgcagagaggaggattgctgaggcataagcttacatgtttggctaacgccaacaaactgactttggatgagatgatctccattgccagtgatcacacagccgccgatgacgacgcaggcggtgatatcgcagctacaaccAATCC
This window encodes:
- the LOC124681853 gene encoding uncharacterized protein LOC124681853 translates to MGRWLKPDVYPLIAAMSLVTGMCVFQLTRNVFLNPDVRISKSHRQSAVLENAEEGERYSQHAFRRYVSAHRPEVFPAINRFFSESSK